Proteins encoded in a region of the Haloarchaeobius salinus genome:
- a CDS encoding hemolysin family protein, protein MGSLPSLASVEPPALYEVPIIGVNLSEPVITVLGVVTIGILIGLSAFFSSSEIAMFSLAKHRIESMREEGKPGSATVAELKDDPHRLLVTILVGNNLVNIAMSSIATGLFAIYLDQGPAVAVATLTITALVLLFGESAPKSYAVENTESWALRIARPLKWSEYVLLPLILIFDYLTRIVNKVTGGRSAIESSYVTRDEIQNMIETGEREGVIEEEEREMLQRIFRFNNTIAKEVMTPRLDMTGVPKDAAIDEAIETAIHSGHARVPVYEGSLDNVIGVVHIRDLVRDNNYGETEPDDIELEDLIQPTLHVPESKNVDELMAEMRENRMHMVIVIDEFGTTEGLVTMEDMIEEIVGEILEGEEEEPIEEVDDDTFIVKGELNIEDVNEAMGIDLPEGEEFETIAGFIFNRAGRLVEEGEQITYDGIEITVEQVENTRIMKALLTRIDDGGGESGDGDDVDAEPDELQPE, encoded by the coding sequence ATGGGTTCATTGCCTAGTCTCGCGTCCGTGGAGCCCCCCGCACTGTACGAGGTTCCGATAATCGGCGTCAATCTCTCGGAGCCCGTCATCACGGTGCTCGGTGTCGTGACCATCGGGATTCTCATCGGTCTCTCGGCGTTCTTCTCCTCGTCGGAGATCGCGATGTTCTCGCTCGCGAAGCACCGGATCGAGTCGATGCGCGAGGAGGGGAAGCCGGGCTCGGCGACCGTCGCCGAGCTGAAGGACGACCCGCACCGCCTGCTGGTCACCATCCTCGTCGGGAACAACCTCGTCAACATCGCGATGTCGTCCATCGCGACGGGGCTGTTCGCCATCTACCTCGACCAGGGGCCGGCGGTCGCGGTCGCGACGCTCACCATCACCGCCCTCGTCCTGTTGTTCGGCGAGAGCGCACCCAAGAGCTACGCGGTCGAGAACACCGAGTCGTGGGCGCTGCGCATCGCCCGCCCGCTGAAGTGGTCCGAGTACGTCCTGCTCCCGCTCATCCTCATCTTCGACTACCTCACCCGCATCGTCAACAAGGTCACCGGCGGCCGGTCGGCCATCGAGAGCTCCTACGTGACCCGCGACGAGATTCAGAACATGATCGAGACCGGCGAGCGCGAGGGCGTCATCGAGGAGGAGGAGCGCGAGATGCTCCAGCGCATCTTCCGGTTCAACAACACCATCGCCAAGGAGGTGATGACGCCGCGGCTGGACATGACCGGCGTCCCGAAGGACGCCGCCATCGACGAGGCCATCGAGACGGCCATCCACTCCGGCCACGCCCGCGTCCCGGTGTACGAGGGCAGCCTCGACAACGTCATCGGGGTCGTCCACATCCGCGACCTCGTCCGCGACAACAACTACGGCGAGACCGAGCCCGACGACATCGAGCTCGAGGACCTCATCCAGCCGACGCTGCACGTCCCCGAGTCGAAGAACGTCGACGAGCTGATGGCCGAGATGCGCGAGAACCGCATGCACATGGTCATCGTCATCGACGAGTTCGGCACCACCGAGGGCCTCGTGACGATGGAGGACATGATAGAGGAGATCGTCGGCGAGATCCTCGAAGGCGAGGAGGAGGAGCCCATCGAGGAGGTCGACGACGACACGTTCATCGTCAAGGGCGAGCTCAACATCGAGGACGTCAACGAGGCGATGGGCATCGACCTCCCCGAGGGCGAGGAGTTCGAGACCATCGCCGGCTTCATCTTCAACCGTGCGGGCCGGCTCGTCGAGGAGGGCGAGCAGATCACCTACGACGGGATCGAGATCACCGTCGAGCAGGTCGAGAACACCCGCATCATGAAGGCGCTCCTCACCCGCATCGACGACGGCGGCGGGGAGTCCGGCGACGGCGACGACGTCGACGCCGAGCCGGACGAGCTCCAGCCGGAGTAG
- a CDS encoding inorganic phosphate transporter, producing the protein MVGAATVATFVVAGLASLFMAWSIGAGSSGSTPFAPAVGANAISVMRAGFFVGILGFAGAVLQGQGVTEAVGKELVGGVTLSAEAATVGLLVAAVLVAIGIFAGYPIATAFTVTGAVVGVGLAMGGTPQFAKYVEITTLWVLTPFLGGGTAYATARALRGNALNEGWLVPGLAGLVGAILANVEFALLGPPDGSASIAATLAPVLPLPGLAATVLVTLGIALAVALVLARDVARDQAGAQRRFLLVLGGLVAFSAGGSQVGLAVGPLAPLLSEFDVPLVAVLVGGGVGLLVGSWTGAPRMIKALSQDYSSLGPRRSIAALIPSFAIAQVAIFFGIPVSFNEIIVSAIIGSGYAAGGGGVSREKMVNTVLAWVGSLVLSFVVAYVGFLAVDALLL; encoded by the coding sequence ATGGTAGGTGCCGCGACGGTCGCGACGTTCGTCGTCGCGGGACTGGCGAGTCTGTTCATGGCGTGGTCCATCGGCGCGGGCTCCTCCGGGTCGACGCCGTTCGCGCCGGCGGTCGGGGCGAACGCCATCTCGGTGATGCGGGCGGGCTTCTTCGTCGGTATCCTCGGGTTCGCCGGGGCCGTACTGCAGGGCCAGGGCGTCACGGAGGCGGTGGGCAAGGAACTCGTCGGCGGCGTGACGCTGTCGGCCGAGGCCGCCACCGTGGGACTGCTCGTCGCCGCGGTACTGGTCGCCATCGGCATCTTCGCGGGCTACCCCATCGCCACCGCGTTCACCGTCACCGGCGCGGTCGTCGGCGTCGGCCTCGCGATGGGCGGTACCCCGCAGTTCGCCAAGTACGTCGAGATAACGACGCTATGGGTGCTGACGCCGTTTCTCGGCGGGGGAACGGCGTACGCCACCGCGCGGGCGTTGCGGGGCAACGCGCTGAACGAGGGCTGGCTCGTGCCCGGGCTCGCCGGGCTCGTCGGTGCTATCCTCGCGAACGTGGAGTTCGCCCTGCTCGGCCCGCCCGACGGGAGCGCGTCCATCGCGGCGACGCTCGCGCCCGTCCTCCCGCTGCCCGGCCTCGCCGCGACAGTGCTGGTCACCCTCGGCATCGCGCTGGCCGTCGCGCTGGTCCTCGCCCGCGACGTGGCCCGGGACCAGGCGGGTGCACAGCGGCGCTTCCTCCTCGTGCTCGGCGGGCTCGTCGCCTTCTCCGCGGGCGGGAGCCAGGTCGGGCTCGCGGTCGGCCCGCTCGCGCCGCTGCTGTCGGAGTTCGACGTGCCGCTCGTGGCGGTGCTCGTCGGCGGCGGGGTCGGCCTGCTCGTCGGCTCGTGGACGGGTGCGCCGCGGATGATCAAGGCGCTCTCGCAGGACTACTCCTCGCTCGGGCCGCGTCGCTCCATCGCCGCGCTCATCCCGAGCTTCGCCATCGCACAGGTCGCCATCTTCTTCGGCATCCCCGTCTCGTTCAACGAGATCATCGTCAGCGCCATCATCGGCAGCGGCTACGCGGCCGGCGGGGGCGGCGTGAGCCGGGAGAAGATGGTGAATACGGTGCTCGCGTGGGTCGGCTCGCTCGTGCTGTCGTTCGTCGTCGCCTACGTCGGCTTCCTCGCCGTCGATGCGCTGTTGCTCTGA
- a CDS encoding DUF5828 family protein — protein sequence MEESISGFKIRGTWPEVVEHGERITRALRDLDVNDGEHADAFAEWNEWRPKATEDIDEDVSEKTAEQASVGEGQGEKAGKQPNEDVQTAGEKLSQSYEKLEDGDADSAVDKWNESIGYVARAADSAGRKALRKVEDTVYQRVMTQLAPYYFDNELVSANLQQSAGEDDEFIFEVNVNDEDLKGEVGDRLYEYEDTVDRWHVDVEKDTTHVEAAEGVEPPPSEDRSKPSTN from the coding sequence ATGGAAGAGAGCATCTCCGGGTTCAAGATCCGCGGAACCTGGCCCGAGGTCGTCGAACACGGCGAGCGCATCACCCGCGCCCTGCGCGACCTCGACGTGAACGACGGCGAGCACGCCGACGCGTTCGCCGAGTGGAACGAGTGGCGACCGAAGGCCACCGAGGACATCGACGAGGACGTCAGCGAGAAGACCGCAGAGCAGGCCAGCGTCGGCGAGGGGCAGGGAGAGAAAGCAGGCAAGCAACCCAACGAGGACGTCCAGACCGCCGGCGAGAAGCTCTCGCAGTCCTACGAGAAGCTCGAGGACGGCGACGCCGACTCGGCGGTGGACAAGTGGAACGAGTCCATCGGGTACGTCGCGCGCGCCGCCGACTCGGCCGGCCGGAAGGCCCTCCGCAAGGTCGAGGACACCGTCTACCAGCGCGTGATGACCCAGCTCGCGCCCTACTACTTCGACAACGAGCTCGTCAGCGCGAACCTCCAGCAGTCCGCCGGCGAGGACGACGAGTTCATCTTCGAGGTGAACGTCAACGACGAGGACCTCAAGGGCGAGGTCGGCGACCGCCTCTACGAGTACGAGGACACCGTCGACCGGTGGCACGTCGACGTCGAGAAGGACACCACACACGTCGAGGCCGCCGAGGGCGTCGAGCCGCCACCGTCCGAGGACCGGTCGAAACCCTCGACGAACTGA
- the upp gene encoding uracil phosphoribosyltransferase, translated as MTIEDRGDAYLVTHALATDTLTKLRSVETEQVAFRKGLVKLGRICGYEIIDGRMETQYVEVQTPLEKTMGERVKGLDDVVIINVLRAATPFVEGLLKAFPRARQGVISASRDEEAGRNEAGEFPITIDYVKLPEINEEDTVIVADPMLATGSTMNAVLDHVTEQAPDPEHLIVLSAVSAPDGLIRVGEQFPEADLLTVAIDDHLDDNGFIVPGLGDAGDRAFRTT; from the coding sequence ATGACTATCGAAGACCGCGGCGACGCGTACCTCGTCACCCACGCACTGGCGACGGACACGCTCACGAAGCTCCGCAGCGTCGAGACGGAACAGGTCGCGTTCCGGAAGGGCCTGGTCAAGCTCGGCCGCATCTGTGGCTACGAGATCATCGACGGTCGGATGGAGACACAGTACGTCGAGGTGCAGACGCCGCTCGAGAAGACGATGGGCGAGCGCGTGAAGGGACTCGACGACGTGGTCATCATCAACGTCCTGCGTGCCGCGACGCCGTTCGTCGAGGGGCTGTTGAAGGCGTTCCCGCGCGCCCGACAGGGCGTCATCTCGGCCTCGCGCGACGAGGAGGCGGGCCGCAACGAGGCGGGCGAGTTCCCCATCACCATCGACTACGTGAAGCTGCCCGAGATCAACGAGGAGGACACCGTCATCGTCGCCGACCCGATGCTCGCGACGGGCTCGACGATGAACGCGGTCCTCGACCACGTCACCGAGCAGGCACCGGACCCGGAGCACCTCATCGTGCTCTCGGCTGTGAGCGCGCCCGACGGACTCATCCGCGTCGGCGAGCAGTTCCCCGAGGCCGACCTGCTCACCGTCGCCATCGACGACCACCTCGACGACAACGGCTTCATCGTCCCCGGGCTGGGCGACGCGGGCGACCGCGCGTTCCGCACGACGTGA
- a CDS encoding DUF7569 family protein has protein sequence MTEDPCDDCGEPVSDALSRTVQLAVDRTQIDAQRLCPDCFADWIDRYQHEMGTDDGSSVDIDDDDIIVD, from the coding sequence ATGACCGAGGACCCGTGTGACGACTGCGGCGAGCCAGTCAGCGACGCGCTCTCGCGGACCGTCCAGCTGGCGGTCGACCGTACGCAGATCGACGCACAGCGACTCTGCCCCGACTGCTTCGCGGACTGGATCGACCGCTACCAGCACGAGATGGGGACCGACGACGGTTCGTCGGTCGACATCGACGACGACGACATCATCGTCGACTAG
- a CDS encoding hybrid sensor histidine kinase/response regulator — translation MTGTGETIDVLHVDDDPAFAELVATFLRSEDERMTVRTAASAAEGLALLEDADVDCVVSDYDMPGQNGIEFLETVREHHPELPFILYTGKGSEEVASEAISAGVTDYLQKGTGSDQYAILANRIGNAVAARRSASEAERRRRRLEETTARLEVLFEDSPDMVNVHDASGSIIDPNAKLCEATGYEHDELTEMKVWELDRALSPAEAADLWDGMAVGDSRRLDGVYERRDGSTFPVEVHVKRLDLEGADRFVAISRDVSERVERERKLEQLRERTQELMYTETIEESTCHAVAAADEIIGAPLSGVHLVNDDGSALEPSAVAESIPDVFEDLPRFERDGVPGSREALAWDVYHSGEPVYIGSLSASDRVTEESPAESVAIHPLGEHGVFIISSRERDAFTDTDRLLAEILANNLEATLDRVAREQTLRTRQNRLRLLHEATRDLIRADSTREVTERIAEAAEEILGFSLTVVRLYDPDEGGLVPVAQTEAVGDIFPEREVFTPADGSLNWEVYESGAVRIIDDIESLDDSVDRGTGLRSLMLLPMGEFGTISVGETVPRALGDTDEFLARILATAGETALQSQEQRADLEARQTELERQNERLEEFASVISHDLRNPLNVASLNLALVAEECDSEYLDGVERAHDRMEALIEDLLTLAREGETPTDLTAVDLDALVESCWQTVDTRDGRLVVETEATVRADEGRLRQLFENLFRNCVEHASTTGRRESADGATNGGTEPSDGGGVTVTVGDVEGGFYVADDGSGIPPDDREQVFEAGYTTREDGTGFGLRIVQQVAESHGWSVQATESEDGGARFEVTGVDFAGE, via the coding sequence ATGACAGGTACAGGCGAGACCATCGACGTCCTCCACGTCGACGACGACCCGGCGTTCGCCGAACTCGTCGCGACGTTCCTCCGTAGCGAGGACGAGCGGATGACCGTCAGGACGGCCGCGAGCGCCGCGGAGGGACTGGCGCTGCTCGAGGACGCCGACGTGGACTGCGTCGTCTCGGACTACGACATGCCCGGGCAGAACGGCATCGAGTTCCTCGAAACCGTCCGCGAGCACCATCCGGAGCTCCCGTTCATCCTCTACACCGGCAAGGGTTCGGAGGAGGTCGCCAGCGAGGCCATCTCGGCCGGCGTCACCGACTACCTCCAGAAGGGGACCGGCAGCGACCAGTACGCCATCCTCGCGAACCGCATCGGGAACGCCGTGGCGGCCCGCCGGTCGGCCAGCGAGGCCGAGCGACGGCGGCGACGGCTCGAGGAGACCACCGCTCGGCTCGAGGTGCTGTTCGAGGACTCCCCCGACATGGTCAACGTCCACGACGCCTCGGGCTCCATCATCGACCCGAACGCGAAGCTGTGCGAGGCGACGGGCTACGAGCACGACGAGCTCACCGAGATGAAGGTCTGGGAGCTCGACCGGGCACTTTCGCCCGCGGAGGCCGCCGATCTCTGGGACGGGATGGCCGTCGGCGACAGCCGCCGACTGGACGGCGTCTACGAGCGGCGCGACGGCTCGACGTTCCCGGTCGAGGTCCACGTGAAGCGGCTCGACCTCGAGGGGGCGGACCGGTTCGTCGCCATCAGCCGCGACGTCTCGGAGCGCGTCGAACGCGAGCGGAAGCTGGAGCAGCTCCGCGAGCGCACCCAGGAGCTGATGTACACCGAGACGATCGAGGAGAGCACCTGCCACGCGGTCGCGGCCGCCGACGAGATAATCGGTGCCCCGCTGAGCGGCGTGCACCTGGTGAACGACGACGGGAGCGCGCTCGAGCCGAGCGCGGTCGCGGAGTCCATCCCCGACGTGTTCGAGGACCTGCCGCGGTTCGAGCGGGACGGCGTCCCCGGTTCGCGGGAGGCACTCGCCTGGGACGTCTACCACAGCGGCGAGCCGGTGTACATCGGGTCGCTCTCGGCCTCGGACCGGGTGACCGAGGAGAGTCCCGCCGAGAGCGTCGCCATCCACCCGCTCGGCGAGCACGGCGTGTTCATCATCTCCTCGCGGGAGCGCGATGCGTTCACCGACACGGACCGCCTGCTCGCCGAGATCCTGGCGAACAACCTCGAGGCGACGCTCGACCGTGTCGCCCGCGAGCAGACGCTCCGGACCCGGCAGAACCGCCTCAGACTGCTCCACGAGGCCACGCGCGACCTGATCCGTGCCGACTCGACCCGGGAGGTAACAGAGCGCATCGCCGAGGCCGCCGAGGAGATACTCGGCTTCTCGCTCACCGTCGTGCGGCTGTACGACCCCGACGAGGGGGGGCTGGTGCCGGTCGCGCAGACGGAGGCGGTCGGGGACATCTTCCCGGAGCGGGAGGTGTTCACGCCGGCGGACGGGAGCCTCAACTGGGAGGTCTACGAGTCCGGCGCGGTACGGATCATCGACGACATCGAGTCGCTCGACGACTCGGTGGACCGTGGCACGGGGCTGCGCAGTCTCATGCTGCTCCCGATGGGCGAGTTCGGCACCATCTCCGTCGGCGAGACCGTCCCGCGGGCGCTCGGCGACACGGACGAGTTCCTGGCACGCATCCTGGCCACGGCGGGGGAGACGGCACTCCAGTCCCAGGAGCAGCGGGCCGACCTCGAGGCACGCCAGACCGAACTCGAGCGCCAGAACGAACGGCTGGAGGAGTTCGCGAGCGTCATCAGCCACGACCTCCGCAACCCGCTGAACGTGGCGAGCCTGAACCTCGCACTGGTCGCCGAGGAGTGCGACAGCGAGTACCTCGACGGGGTCGAGCGCGCCCACGACCGGATGGAGGCGCTCATCGAGGACCTCCTCACGCTCGCACGCGAGGGCGAGACGCCGACTGACCTCACGGCGGTCGACCTCGACGCGCTGGTCGAGAGCTGTTGGCAGACCGTCGACACCCGGGACGGACGGCTCGTCGTCGAGACCGAAGCGACGGTCCGCGCCGACGAAGGACGCCTCCGGCAGCTGTTCGAGAACCTGTTCCGGAACTGTGTGGAACACGCCTCGACGACTGGCCGACGGGAGTCGGCCGACGGTGCCACGAACGGCGGGACGGAGCCGAGCGACGGGGGCGGCGTGACGGTGACCGTCGGCGACGTCGAGGGCGGCTTCTACGTCGCCGACGACGGATCGGGTATCCCACCCGACGACCGCGAACAGGTGTTCGAGGCGGGCTACACCACCAGGGAGGACGGCACGGGCTTCGGCCTCCGCATCGTCCAGCAGGTCGCGGAGTCACACGGCTGGTCGGTCCAGGCGACCGAGAGCGAGGACGGCGGTGCACGGTTCGAGGTCACCGGTGTCGACTTCGCGGGCGAGTAG